One segment of Brassica napus cultivar Da-Ae chromosome C3, Da-Ae, whole genome shotgun sequence DNA contains the following:
- the LOC106355481 gene encoding subtilisin-like protease SBT4.5, with product MAKPAGSYCLLSCLFVLFVSCTSAAKNYQDKQVYIVYMGALPARVDYMPMSHHTSILQEVTGENSIESRLVRNYKRSFNGFAAWLTESERQILANTEDVVSVFPSKTLKLQTTASWDFVGLKKGKRAKRNPSIESDTIIGVMDSGINPLSDSFSDKGFGPPPEKWKGVCQGSKHFSCNNKVIGARNYTPRIKGVPHSAIDNMGHGSHTASTAAGNAVKDVSFYGLANGTARGGVPAARIAVYKVCDPGNKGCTTDGILSAFDDAIGDNVDLITISIGDDKGLPFHEDTIAIGAFHAMAKGILTVNSAGNSGPELSTVTSVAPWIFTVGASNTNRAFVTKAVLGDGKTVVGRSVNAFDLKGTKYPVVYGKTASSNCDAASAAFCSPGCLDRKLVSGKIVLCDSGQNVKEAKYMGAVASIARSRREDTALVFSFPVTVLSGPAYDVVLSYINSTKNPIAAVLKSETIFNQKAPVIASYSSRGPNPIIPDILKPDITSPGSEIIAAYSPSVPPSIADTRHLKYSILSETSMSCPHVAGVAAYIKTFHPRWSPSMIQSAIMTTGKYTTFHSFFENTLSVCLGTIPSLCHKKYLEYFVLWFLTAWPVNASTLMPEFAYGAGHVNPLAAVHPGLVYEANKSDYIAFLCGLKYTGKNLRLISGESRACTKAQSKSLPRNLNYPSMTAQVPATKPFKVTFRRTVTNVGTSNTTYKAKVVGSKLNVEVIPDVFSLKSMHEKKSFTVTVSGKGLGAGELVASSQLIWSDGFHFVRSPIVVYAPNW from the exons ATGGCAAAACctgcaggatcctattgtctcCTCTCCTGTCTCTTTGTCTTGTTTGTGAGTTGCACCTCAGCAGCCAAAAATTATCAAGATAAACAG GTGTATATAGTATACATGGGAGCACTTCCTGCTCGTGTTGACTACATGCCAATGTCCCATCACACTAGTATTCTTCAAGAAGTCACCGGAGAGAA TTCAATCGAAAGTCGATTGGTTAGGAATTATAAAAGAAGTTTCAACGGATTTGCGGCCTGGCTAACTGAATCCGAAAGACAGATACTAGCAA ATACGGAAGACGTTGTATCCGTGTTCCCTAGCAAAACACTGAAACTTCAAACGACGGCGTCGTGGGATTTCGTGGGTCTCAAGAAAGGCAAAAGGGCAAAGCGAAACCCTAGCATCGAGAGCGATACGATCATTGGTGTCATGGACAGTGGAATCAACCCTTTATCCGACAGCTTCAGTGACAAAGGCTTTGGCCCTCCTCCTGAGAAATGGAAAGGAGTTTGCCAAGGGAGCAAACACTTCTCTTGCAACAA CAAGGTTATTGGTGCTAGGAACTACACACCCAGAATAAAGGGGGTTCCTCACTCAGCGATAGACAACATGGGACATGGATCACACACAGCTTCTACGGCAGCTGGAAACGCTGTTAAGGATGTGAGCTTTTACGGACTAGCCAATGGAACCGCGAGAGGTGGCGTTCCAGCCGCAAGAATAGCGGTTTACAAAGTATGTGATCCTGGTAATAAAGGGTGCACTACTGACGGAATTCTATCCGCATTTGATGATGCGATTGGGGACAACGTGGACCTCATCACCATCTCCATCGGTGACGATAAGGGTTTGCCATTCCATGAGGATACTATCGCAATTGGGGCTTTCCATGCCATGGCCAAGGGAATCCTTACAGTGAATTCCGCTGGAAACAGTGGTCCAGAACTTAGTACGGTCACAAGCGTTGCACCGTGGATATTCACCGTCGGTGCTAGTAACACGAACCGCGCTTTCGTCACTAAAGCTGTTCTTGGAGACGGCAAGACAGTTGTC GGAAGATCCGTAAACGCGTTTGATCTTAAGGGAACTAAGTACCCTGTAGTGTACGGTAAAACAGCTTCAAGTAACTGCGATGCTGCTTCCGCTGC GTTCTGCTCACCAGGATGTCTAGACAGGAAACTTGTGAGCGGGAAGATTGTGCTGTGCGATTCCGGTCAAAACGTGAAAGAAGCTAAATATATGGGAGCCGTAGCATCCATTGCTAGGAGCAGAAGAGAAGACACTGCCTTGGTCTTCTCTTTCCCAGTCACTGTTCTATCCGGACCCGCCTATGACGTTGTCCTCTCGTATATTAATTCCACAAA AAACCCCATAGCTGCTGTTTTGAAAAGTGAGACAATCTTTAACCAGAAAGCTCCTGTCATTGCTTCCTATTCTTCTCGAGGCCCTAACCCAATCATTCCTGATATTTTGAAG CCGGATATAACATCGCCAGGATCAGAGATCATCGCTGCTTATTCCCCTTCTGTTCCACCAAGTATTGCAGACACAAGACATCTGAAGTACTCTATTCTTAGTGAAACTTCAATGTCTTGTCCACACGTTGCTGGTGTTGCCGCCTACATCAAAACATTTCACCCTCGCTGGTCTCCGTCCATGATCCAATCCGCCATAATGACTACCGGTAAGTACACTACATTCCactctttttttgaaaatactCTGTCGGTTTGTCTTGGAACCATACCTTCCTTGTGTCACAAGAAATATTTAGAATACTTTGTTTTGTGGTTTCTTACAGCTTGGCCAGTGAATGCATCTACTTTGATGCCTGAGTTTGCATACGGAGCAGGCCATGTCAATCCCTTAGCCgcagttcatcctggactggTCTATGAAGCTAATAAATCAGACTACATCGCTTTTCTCTGCGGCTTGAAATACACGGGAAAGAACTTAAGACTTATCTCCGGTGAAAGCCGCGCTTGCACTAAAGCACAATCTAAATCTTTACCTCGAAACCTAAACTATCCTTCCATGACTGCTCAAGTCCCGGCGACAAAACCATTCAAAGTGACCTTCCGTCGGACAGTCACTAACGTTGGAACGTCTAACACTACCTACAAAGCAAAAGTAGTGGGATCTAAGCTCAACGTCGAGGTCATTCCCGACGTCTTTTCTTTAAAGTCGATGCACGAGAAGAAGTCTTTCACGGTGACCGTTTCAGGCAAAGGTCTCGGAGCCGGAGAACTTGTTGCGTCTTCACAACTGATCTGGTCTGATGGATTCCACTTTGTGAGAAGCCCCATCGTTGTTTACGCCCCAAACTGGTGA